A genomic region of Candidatus Cloacimonadota bacterium contains the following coding sequences:
- a CDS encoding DUF4340 domain-containing protein, translated as MKKQTLWLIFILIILVLIYLFGKGFSPKLEKAEKSGFAEFDTLGITKICINSSETEKDVTLEKVDDKWFVKKPIDYFADKKTMERVIEQINDLKFEGIVSVNPEKQSKFQVDSTGTQIQIFKDDNIVLDFIIGKTDQNYSHTFLRESEFDKVYSVAGNLSYIFNKKVNQWRDKVIVDIPKNEIDYIEVSYSDTTIYFTFVDTVWYVRQDDKEIEVQPSKLSSIVNAFSPMRTTKFQDEPVELNWNKPDETVVVTLVDGTGYNIKFIKKDDREVYIKTSNRDNIFISSSYMMRRFHKKLQDFE; from the coding sequence ATGAAAAAACAGACGCTTTGGCTTATTTTCATTTTAATAATATTAGTACTAATTTATCTATTTGGCAAGGGATTTAGTCCAAAATTAGAAAAAGCAGAAAAAAGTGGATTTGCAGAATTTGACACACTGGGTATTACAAAAATTTGTATTAATTCTTCTGAGACAGAAAAAGATGTTACCTTAGAAAAAGTAGATGATAAATGGTTTGTAAAAAAACCTATTGATTATTTTGCTGATAAAAAAACGATGGAAAGAGTTATTGAACAAATTAATGATTTGAAATTTGAAGGTATAGTCTCAGTAAATCCGGAAAAACAAAGTAAATTTCAGGTAGATTCTACTGGAACACAAATTCAGATATTTAAAGATGATAATATAGTTTTAGATTTTATTATTGGCAAAACTGACCAGAATTATTCTCATACATTTTTACGGGAATCTGAATTTGATAAAGTATATTCTGTTGCAGGAAATCTATCTTACATTTTTAATAAAAAGGTTAATCAATGGCGAGATAAAGTTATTGTAGATATTCCCAAAAATGAGATAGATTATATTGAAGTAAGTTATAGTGATACAACCATTTATTTTACATTTGTTGATACAGTTTGGTATGTTAGACAAGATGATAAAGAGATTGAGGTTCAGCCTTCAAAGTTATCATCAATTGTAAATGCCTTCTCGCCAATGCGAACTACCAAATTTCAAGATGAGCCAGTTGAACTAAATTGGAATAAGCCAGATGAAACTGTTGTTGTTACTCTTGTTGATGGAACTGGATACAATATAAAATTCATCAAAAAGGACGATAGAGAAGTTTATATAAAGACAAGCAATAGGGATAATATCTTTATTTCATCTTCATATATGATGAGAAGATTTCATAAGAAGTTACAGGATTTCGAGTAA